In Chitinophaga oryzae, the sequence TCAAGCATAGGCGATCGTTGCGGTACATGCCACATCGTCACGTCACTTATTTACCCACTATCACCTTGGCATGACGGATCAGTTTGTCATTCAGGTAATAGCCTTCCTGTAATACATCCACCACTTTACCCTGAAGGTCTGGCGTAGGCGCCGGAATCTCGGTAATGGCATCGTGCAGGTCCGGATCAAAGGTGGTGTGCAGGCTTTCCATAGGTTTCAGCCCTTTGGCCTGCATAGTGGTTTTCAGCTTGTTGAATACCAGGTTTACCCCGTCTTTGAGAGAAGTGATATCGTTGGCAGTGCTCAGCTGTTTGGCAGCCCGCTCTGAATCATCCAGTACGTCCAGCAAAGATATGATAACTTCTTTACCTGCGGTTTGCAGCAGCTCCAGTCTTTCCTTGGCGGTGCGTTTACGGAAGTTATCAAACTCAGCCTGCAGACGGAGGTATTTATCCCGCATTTCGTTCAGTTGCTGGTCCTTTTTGATCAGTTCCTCTTCCGGTTCTACCTCTAATGCATTAGTCATATGAGATGTTTCACTGATATTTTCTTCAGCATTGAAATCAGGCATGCCTTTTTCGTTTTCTCCAGCATTGTTTGCCTGTCCGTTTGTCTGCATGTCTTGGTCTTTTTCTGTCATAATTGTAATGATTATCTGCAATTGTGCTTAGTCAATTATTTTGCCAACCGCTGTTTGGCCGCCAAAAAGACAGAATCAATTACGAATTACGAATTACGAATTCAG encodes:
- a CDS encoding nucleotide exchange factor GrpE, which codes for MTEKDQDMQTNGQANNAGENEKGMPDFNAEENISETSHMTNALEVEPEEELIKKDQQLNEMRDKYLRLQAEFDNFRKRTAKERLELLQTAGKEVIISLLDVLDDSERAAKQLSTANDITSLKDGVNLVFNKLKTTMQAKGLKPMESLHTTFDPDLHDAITEIPAPTPDLQGKVVDVLQEGYYLNDKLIRHAKVIVGK